One genomic region from Methanomassiliicoccaceae archaeon encodes:
- a CDS encoding YbhB/YbcL family Raf kinase inhibitor-like protein, whose translation MKVVSSGIVDGWFEDRFGSRGDESIYEVIPSRSVPFEIINPPEGTVSFAFILIDYDTVPELGFPWINWMGANLRRTKVEENESLTATDFLQGYSSYSGHEGGFTNVKYGGMWPTSGRHTYTLQIFAVNRLLDLEDGFTYSELIREIQKGKLAIASVSGLYSAGGK comes from the coding sequence ATGAAAGTTGTTAGCTCGGGCATCGTTGACGGCTGGTTCGAGGACAGGTTCGGTTCGAGGGGGGACGAATCCATATACGAAGTTATCCCCAGCCGTTCTGTTCCGTTCGAAATAATCAATCCTCCAGAGGGCACGGTTTCTTTCGCGTTCATCCTGATTGACTACGACACCGTTCCCGAGCTCGGATTTCCATGGATCAATTGGATGGGGGCCAATCTGAGGCGGACGAAGGTCGAGGAGAACGAGAGCCTTACCGCGACGGATTTCCTGCAAGGCTACAGCAGCTACAGCGGGCACGAAGGAGGATTCACGAACGTGAAATACGGAGGTATGTGGCCTACCAGCGGGAGGCACACCTATACCCTCCAGATATTCGCCGTGAACAGGTTGCTCGACCTCGAAGACGGTTTCACCTACAGCGAGCTCATCAGAGAAATCCAAAAGGGCAAGTTGGCCATCGCGAGCGTGTCCGGGCTGTACTCCGCCGGCGGGAAGTGA
- the hypE gene encoding hydrogenase expression/formation protein HypE has translation MTKVVMNHGAGGEAMQEFLSKHIICHFPKVKSDVPLDSMDDSAVVDGIVFTIDGHTVKPLFFPGGDLGKISISGTVNDIAVMGAKPLAIGCSTIIEEGLDIDIVDRVMSSAGRTCLECGVPIETGDTKVVEAGAVDQMFMATSAIGRRSEYLDANFAKAKEYRNVTDNWCTDSNIAPGDAIIVSGYVGDHGVALMSFREGYGFESEVQSDVAPLNMMIERALRVGGIVTMKDSTRGGLANTLNELASKSRVEIDVEYTSIPIRDGVVNACDLLGIDPLSIGNEGKCVVACVPEMADAVLKMLRSTPEGKDASLIGYAGKGPGRVILKTEVGGRRILEPPIGDPVPRIC, from the coding sequence ATGACAAAGGTCGTAATGAACCACGGTGCCGGCGGGGAAGCGATGCAGGAATTCCTGTCGAAACATATCATCTGCCATTTTCCCAAAGTAAAATCGGATGTTCCGCTGGATTCGATGGATGATTCCGCCGTCGTGGACGGCATAGTTTTCACGATCGACGGGCACACCGTCAAGCCGCTGTTCTTCCCGGGCGGAGATCTGGGCAAGATCTCAATCTCCGGAACAGTTAACGATATAGCTGTCATGGGCGCGAAGCCCCTTGCCATCGGCTGTTCTACGATAATCGAGGAGGGCCTCGATATCGACATCGTCGACAGGGTCATGTCGAGCGCGGGAAGGACCTGCCTGGAATGCGGCGTGCCCATCGAGACCGGCGACACGAAGGTCGTGGAGGCGGGCGCGGTAGACCAGATGTTCATGGCCACTTCGGCCATTGGAAGAAGGTCCGAATATCTGGACGCCAACTTCGCCAAAGCGAAGGAATACCGCAACGTCACCGACAACTGGTGCACCGATTCGAACATAGCGCCCGGCGACGCCATAATCGTATCCGGCTACGTCGGGGACCATGGGGTCGCATTGATGTCCTTCCGCGAAGGGTACGGGTTCGAGAGCGAGGTCCAAAGCGACGTGGCCCCGCTGAACATGATGATCGAGAGGGCACTCAGGGTAGGCGGCATCGTCACAATGAAGGATTCAACGCGCGGGGGCCTCGCTAACACTCTGAACGAGCTCGCCTCCAAATCCCGCGTGGAGATCGACGTCGAATATACGTCCATCCCCATCAGGGACGGCGTCGTAAACGCGTGCGACCTTCTGGGCATCGATCCGCTGAGCATAGGGAACGAGGGCAAATGCGTCGTGGCATGCGTCCCTGAAATGGCGGACGCCGTGCTGAAGATGCTGAGGTCGACCCCGGAAGGTAAGGACGCGTCCCTGATCGGATATGCCGGCAAAGGCCCCGGAAGGGTGATACTAAAGACGGAGGTAGGCGGCAGACGCATACTGGAGCCGCCCATCGGCGACCCGGTCCCGAGGATCTGCTAA
- a CDS encoding DUF1015 domain-containing protein, with amino-acid sequence MVTFLPFPGYRPAIGSGESVGDRISPPYDVIDPSYLVELQSHAHNITRLTLDPDQDKRYRGSRQELDKWIADGSLKQDGDSFYIYEQTFEDGGRKMTRTGIVGILKTEPYEDGNVVPHEETFSKVKADRLNLLRDMESHLESIFGIYDSFNPGLNRKIRDNAMLVCRYVDSDGVEHKYYRLVDEKVCNEITYELSDQKVLIADGHHRYETALAYSRENPGSEKKGYVLATLVSSSDSGLSIWPTHRLVKTESISEKNAIKKMSESLEMKEVSAEEMEKDLENWMMGLRFRSGKCYLARYSGEGIWNLDTYVVQEKILKDIYKWDEGKSQVDYDAELSSVKIKMSAGDYDLAVVLNRPSLDTVWNLSMQGKRMPKKTTYFFPKIWSGFVIYRMD; translated from the coding sequence ATGGTTACATTCTTACCTTTCCCAGGATATAGGCCCGCGATCGGAAGCGGAGAATCTGTAGGCGACAGGATCAGCCCCCCTTACGATGTTATCGATCCATCTTACTTGGTGGAACTGCAGAGCCATGCACACAATATCACCAGACTTACGCTCGACCCGGACCAGGACAAAAGGTACCGCGGTTCCAGGCAGGAATTGGACAAATGGATCGCGGACGGTTCGCTGAAACAGGACGGGGACTCTTTCTACATCTACGAGCAGACGTTCGAGGACGGAGGCAGGAAGATGACCCGCACGGGCATCGTCGGAATACTGAAGACCGAGCCTTACGAGGACGGCAACGTTGTTCCGCACGAGGAAACGTTCTCAAAAGTAAAGGCCGACCGCCTGAACCTGCTCAGGGACATGGAGTCCCATTTGGAATCTATATTCGGCATTTATGATTCGTTCAATCCTGGATTGAACAGAAAGATCAGGGACAATGCCATGCTTGTCTGCAGGTACGTCGACAGCGACGGCGTGGAACACAAATATTACCGTCTGGTCGACGAGAAGGTCTGTAACGAGATAACGTACGAACTGAGCGACCAGAAGGTGCTCATAGCCGACGGCCATCACAGATACGAGACCGCTCTGGCGTATTCCCGGGAGAATCCCGGATCCGAAAAGAAGGGCTACGTCCTCGCCACCCTTGTATCCTCATCGGACTCCGGCCTGTCCATCTGGCCGACGCACCGCCTCGTTAAGACCGAAAGCATCTCCGAGAAGAACGCGATAAAGAAGATGTCCGAATCCCTCGAGATGAAAGAGGTCTCCGCAGAGGAGATGGAGAAAGACCTGGAGAACTGGATGATGGGGCTCAGGTTCCGTTCCGGAAAGTGCTATCTCGCACGTTATTCCGGAGAGGGCATTTGGAACTTAGACACATATGTCGTCCAGGAGAAGATATTGAAGGATATCTACAAATGGGACGAGGGAAAGTCCCAGGTCGATTACGACGCAGAGCTTTCTTCGGTGAAAATAAAGATGTCCGCCGGCGATTACGACCTGGCCGTGGTCCTCAACAGACCAAGCCTCGATACGGTCTGGAATCTTTCTATGCAGGGCAAGCGCATGCCCAAGAAAACCACATATTTCTTCCCGAAGATCTGGTCCGGCTTCGTGATCTATCGGATGGACTGA